In one Prosthecochloris aestuarii DSM 271 genomic region, the following are encoded:
- a CDS encoding DUF1848 domain-containing protein — MSLLFGNDPQIISASRRTDIPAFYSQWFFNRLRDGYCRVQNPYRPELFKTVSLEAEDVAAIVFWTRYTASFREHIAELDQRGLNYFFHYTITGYPAHYEPGLPELQRTIEDFLRLSDHVGPDRVIWRYDPVMVTDATGLQWHSEHFARLAGALQQGTKSVIISFLQMYPHLSSRLSNSGCRAPSEDEKVWLAGEFSRIAEMFGLELKSCGRRDGVQFFEPGKCIDERYLRSVFSLELSGRKDRGQPEECRCIKSVDIGAYNSCLHGCRYCYAVRSFSAAHERFRRHRIDREWL, encoded by the coding sequence ATGTCATTACTTTTCGGGAACGATCCCCAGATTATCTCAGCAAGCCGGAGAACCGATATTCCGGCATTCTACTCGCAGTGGTTTTTCAACCGTTTACGGGATGGATATTGCAGGGTGCAAAACCCCTACAGGCCTGAACTCTTCAAAACGGTCTCTCTGGAAGCCGAAGATGTTGCGGCAATAGTCTTCTGGACACGCTATACGGCATCTTTCCGAGAGCATATTGCAGAGCTTGACCAAAGAGGACTGAACTATTTTTTTCACTATACCATTACCGGTTATCCTGCGCACTATGAGCCGGGCCTGCCAGAGTTGCAGAGGACGATCGAGGACTTTTTGCGTCTCAGTGACCATGTTGGTCCCGACAGGGTGATCTGGCGTTATGATCCGGTTATGGTGACCGATGCAACAGGCCTGCAATGGCACAGTGAGCATTTCGCCCGCCTGGCAGGAGCACTGCAGCAGGGAACCAAGAGCGTCATCATATCTTTTTTGCAGATGTACCCTCACCTCTCCTCAAGGCTCAGCAATAGTGGGTGCAGAGCACCTTCGGAGGATGAAAAGGTGTGGCTTGCCGGAGAGTTCAGCCGGATTGCCGAGATGTTTGGTTTGGAGTTGAAAAGTTGCGGTCGGCGCGACGGGGTGCAGTTTTTTGAGCCCGGGAAATGTATCGACGAGCGATATCTCAGAAGTGTCTTCAGCCTGGAGCTTTCCGGGCGAAAGGATAGAGGACAGCCCGAGGAGTGTCGATGTATAAAGAGTGTGGATATAGGGGCGTATAACTCCTGTTTGCACGGTTGCCGTTACTGTTACGCTGTCAGAAGTTTTTCGGCTGCGCATGAACGCTTCAGGAGGCACCGGATTGACAGGGAGTGGCTTTGA
- a CDS encoding tetratricopeptide repeat protein yields the protein MYQISLQRFKPSLRAMTAIMLLVVGATHLSGCDQSAKQIKDLQQEVWQNPDSPEAYIKLGTAHARQEQYDAAIDAYEKALSLDPDSGERVFPVLGAIAFNREEYEKALDYFHKSLAFSPEDSLRFYDMGNVYLKLEQNENAIEAYRKAIEFSVSFEEAYYNLAISYIRNGQKKEAEKIYSWLQERNNYLSVSLEGHLNPDK from the coding sequence ATGTATCAGATCTCTCTCCAACGTTTCAAGCCTTCTTTGCGGGCCATGACGGCAATCATGCTGCTTGTTGTCGGCGCAACGCACCTGTCCGGATGTGACCAGTCAGCCAAACAGATCAAGGATCTTCAACAGGAAGTCTGGCAAAATCCTGACAGTCCTGAGGCCTATATCAAACTCGGTACCGCTCATGCCCGGCAGGAACAGTATGATGCCGCTATCGATGCCTATGAAAAGGCGCTTTCACTCGACCCTGACAGTGGCGAAAGAGTTTTTCCTGTCCTCGGAGCTATCGCATTCAACAGAGAGGAATATGAAAAAGCACTGGACTACTTCCACAAAAGTCTTGCATTTTCACCTGAAGACTCTCTGCGATTCTATGATATGGGAAATGTCTACCTGAAACTTGAGCAGAATGAAAATGCGATTGAAGCGTATCGCAAGGCCATCGAGTTCAGCGTCTCATTCGAAGAAGCATACTACAATCTTGCTATAAGCTATATCAGAAACGGCCAGAAAAAAGAAGCAGAGAAGATCTATTCGTGGCTTCAGGAGAGAAACAATTACCTTTCCGTCTCCCTCGAAGGGCACCTTAACCCTGACAAATAA
- a CDS encoding isochorismate synthase — MSNMTDIIINAAEEPQPLLPAVDMIRKSISGYATGSDRHDIATGLVTFTVPLLPSIDALQWLNSQSIYPRTYWMNREGDDIAAGIGQADSIVYDHQGPNRRSFELLQQHITARQHNARYFGGCCFDNVQQRDPGWKPFKSLYFILPEIQITVTDRENTLSCHLFLDGRTPVNQLCARLMATLEAMQPVVTPSPDCNLPDVTSTSFKPDMKQWIEICNKALEKFQKGFMGKMILARQTTLKFSVPFSPLLFLIKYPFPDSSTYRYYFEPEKNKAFFSFTPERLYRRDHDRLLTEALAGTCSKQALEEDSIDACRHLLNSEKDIREHRFVKDTILKELSPICSTIDMEEEVRALQLNSLVHLYTRCKATLNPESSNDATVLSSLHPTPAVGGVPRDEALQQIIDLEPFSRGWYAGPIGWISRQSSEFAVGIRSARSDGQTVFLYSGAGLVKGSNPASEWQEVDHKIGDMLAIIRQTL, encoded by the coding sequence ATGAGCAATATGACTGACATCATCATCAATGCAGCCGAAGAGCCGCAACCATTATTACCGGCTGTCGATATGATCAGAAAAAGCATTTCCGGCTATGCCACCGGAAGTGATCGACACGATATTGCAACGGGACTGGTAACCTTCACGGTTCCATTGCTCCCATCTATCGATGCGCTGCAATGGCTGAACAGTCAATCCATCTACCCGCGAACCTACTGGATGAACCGCGAAGGCGACGATATTGCAGCAGGTATCGGTCAGGCCGACAGCATTGTCTATGATCACCAGGGGCCTAACCGCAGAAGCTTTGAACTCCTCCAGCAGCATATCACAGCCAGGCAACACAACGCCCGGTATTTCGGAGGATGCTGCTTCGATAACGTTCAGCAACGTGACCCCGGCTGGAAACCATTCAAGTCACTCTATTTCATCCTTCCTGAAATCCAGATCACCGTAACGGACAGAGAAAACACGCTGAGCTGTCATCTCTTTCTCGACGGCCGTACACCTGTAAACCAGCTATGTGCCCGCCTCATGGCAACCCTTGAGGCGATGCAGCCGGTGGTCACTCCATCGCCTGACTGCAATCTGCCGGACGTGACATCCACGTCCTTCAAACCTGATATGAAGCAGTGGATCGAGATCTGCAACAAAGCGCTGGAAAAGTTTCAGAAAGGGTTCATGGGAAAAATGATTCTGGCACGTCAGACCACGCTGAAATTCTCCGTACCCTTTTCTCCATTGCTGTTTCTCATTAAATACCCTTTTCCGGACAGTTCAACATACCGCTACTATTTCGAACCCGAAAAAAACAAGGCCTTTTTCAGCTTTACCCCGGAACGTCTCTACCGGCGGGACCATGACAGATTGCTGACAGAAGCACTGGCAGGAACATGCTCCAAACAGGCCCTCGAAGAGGACAGTATCGATGCCTGCCGTCATCTGCTCAACTCCGAAAAAGACATCAGAGAACATCGGTTCGTCAAGGACACCATATTGAAGGAGCTTTCACCTATCTGCAGCACCATCGATATGGAAGAGGAAGTCCGGGCCCTGCAGCTCAACAGCCTGGTTCATCTCTATACGCGCTGTAAAGCCACACTCAATCCTGAATCCAGTAACGATGCCACCGTTCTCTCCAGCCTTCATCCAACTCCTGCTGTCGGCGGAGTCCCCAGAGATGAAGCGTTGCAGCAGATTATCGACCTTGAACCCTTCAGTCGGGGCTGGTATGCCGGACCGATCGGCTGGATAAGTCGTCAATCCTCGGAATTCGCTGTTGGGATCCGCTCTGCACGCTCCGATGGGCAAACAGTTTTTCTTTATTCCGGAGCCGGACTCGTCAAAGGCTCCAATCCTGCATCCGAATGGCAGGAAGTCGACCACAAAATCGGCGACATGCTCGCAATCATACGCCAGACGCTATAA
- the menD gene encoding 2-succinyl-5-enolpyruvyl-6-hydroxy-3-cyclohexene-1-carboxylic-acid synthase gives MNHKEITTLWSWIIVEELVRNSICFFCISPGSRSTPLTVAASRHQKTTCKIFPDERAAAFFALGYARATGRPAVLICTSGTAAANYFPAVVEASMGHQPMLVLSADRPFELRETGANQTIRQSGIYGSYSRWSFQLPEPSTDTPPEAILSAIDYAVSTCTANPSGPVHLNIAFREPLEPVPLNENSPWLSSLGKWNSSRAPWSRTLQRQSSPESASVKEVARLLASAENPLIIAGHLDRPADAQAVLNLSKSLNIALYADISSQLRLHKETVALQQAWLSDKYVEQHRADLVLHFGGSLVGKKPGQAMKTWRPDHTIVIKNHPDRYAPDHTVTMSIEASVKAFAEALAKTSQPQGKKANPIDEIEQEIERFTRPDSPVTEISAARIVSRLIDPGHGLFLANSMPVRDMDMYATRSGGTIIPTAMNRGASGIDGIISSAAGFASGLERPVTLLIGDISFLHDMNALCLLRSMTVPLTIVVINNNGGGIFSFLPISDQPDVFEKNFGTPQEFNIAAAATAFSIEYQCPPSNAAFSESYMAARSSAETSIIEIRSRRDENLALHRKLNQSLIDRLDRQQSC, from the coding sequence ATGAACCATAAAGAAATAACAACGCTGTGGAGCTGGATTATCGTTGAGGAACTGGTACGCAACAGTATCTGCTTTTTCTGTATTTCGCCCGGCTCCCGATCAACGCCGCTTACTGTTGCCGCATCGAGACACCAGAAAACAACCTGTAAAATATTTCCCGATGAACGGGCTGCAGCTTTTTTTGCCCTGGGGTACGCGCGGGCGACCGGCCGGCCGGCTGTGCTCATCTGTACATCAGGCACCGCTGCGGCAAACTACTTTCCGGCCGTTGTAGAAGCATCCATGGGCCATCAGCCGATGCTGGTTCTGTCAGCCGACAGGCCTTTTGAACTGAGGGAAACAGGTGCAAACCAGACCATACGGCAATCCGGCATCTATGGCAGTTACAGCCGCTGGAGCTTTCAACTGCCGGAACCATCGACCGACACACCCCCCGAGGCAATTCTCTCGGCCATCGATTATGCCGTATCGACCTGCACAGCCAACCCCAGCGGACCAGTCCATCTGAATATTGCTTTTCGCGAACCCCTTGAACCGGTACCGCTCAACGAGAACAGCCCATGGCTCAGCTCCCTCGGAAAATGGAACAGCTCCAGAGCGCCATGGAGCAGAACCCTGCAGCGTCAGAGTTCCCCTGAGAGCGCCTCGGTCAAGGAAGTCGCACGACTGCTTGCGTCGGCAGAAAACCCCCTTATCATTGCCGGTCACCTTGACAGACCTGCCGATGCTCAGGCTGTGCTGAACCTGTCGAAATCGCTCAACATTGCGCTCTACGCAGACATCTCGTCACAGCTGAGACTGCACAAAGAGACCGTCGCCCTGCAGCAGGCGTGGCTCTCCGACAAGTACGTTGAACAGCACAGAGCTGACCTCGTCCTGCACTTCGGAGGATCGCTTGTCGGCAAAAAACCGGGACAAGCCATGAAGACATGGAGGCCTGATCATACTATCGTCATCAAGAACCATCCCGACCGCTACGCCCCGGACCACACGGTCACCATGAGTATCGAGGCATCTGTGAAAGCATTTGCCGAGGCGCTTGCAAAGACCTCACAGCCACAAGGCAAAAAAGCAAACCCGATAGATGAGATCGAACAGGAAATAGAACGCTTCACCCGACCCGACTCTCCGGTCACAGAAATTTCGGCTGCAAGAATAGTCTCACGTCTCATCGATCCGGGCCATGGACTCTTTCTGGCCAACAGCATGCCTGTACGGGACATGGACATGTACGCCACACGATCTGGCGGAACCATCATTCCGACGGCAATGAACAGAGGGGCAAGCGGCATTGACGGCATCATATCCTCTGCGGCTGGGTTTGCCAGCGGCCTGGAGCGTCCCGTCACCCTCCTGATCGGAGACATCTCTTTTCTCCACGATATGAATGCCCTCTGTCTGCTCCGATCGATGACGGTCCCGCTGACCATCGTCGTCATCAATAACAACGGCGGCGGGATCTTCTCCTTTCTGCCCATCTCGGACCAGCCGGATGTCTTTGAAAAAAACTTCGGAACGCCACAGGAGTTCAATATAGCCGCAGCTGCGACCGCGTTCTCAATAGAGTATCAATGCCCGCCGAGCAATGCAGCGTTCAGCGAAAGCTATATGGCTGCTCGCAGCTCTGCCGAAACGTCGATTATCGAAATCAGAAGCCGCAGAGATGAAAATCTGGCCTTGCACCGCAAGCTGAACCAATCGCTGATTGATCGTCTTGATCGGCAGCAATCATGCTGA
- the menH gene encoding 2-succinyl-6-hydroxy-2,4-cyclohexadiene-1-carboxylate synthase — MLMQHNVPEYNSRVIGNRSLPPIVFLHGFLGSGKDWLPCATALATHFSCVLPDLPGHGLTATVPDGPDAFENTVADLAVMIEHLPFQQVHLVGYSMGGRLATALMLSRPELFKSTTIISSSPGLQDKTSRIKRAESDDRLAGRIRRDFTGFLSDWYRMALFAPLTAHPDFPAIFETRKKNNPALLSSALHHLSTGRQPSYWEKLPQNRIPMMFCAGEKDTKYVEIGRQMVNLCPYSHLEIFPDCGHTLQLENRRLFLQRLLNFLNMQENHVS, encoded by the coding sequence ATGCTGATGCAACACAACGTGCCGGAATACAACAGCAGGGTCATCGGAAACAGAAGTCTCCCCCCCATCGTCTTTCTCCACGGTTTTCTTGGATCCGGCAAGGACTGGCTCCCATGCGCCACCGCACTTGCAACGCACTTTTCGTGCGTTCTTCCCGATCTTCCCGGTCATGGGCTGACAGCAACCGTGCCTGACGGGCCGGACGCTTTTGAAAACACAGTAGCGGATCTCGCTGTCATGATAGAGCACCTGCCGTTTCAGCAAGTCCATCTTGTCGGCTACTCCATGGGGGGCCGCCTGGCAACCGCGCTCATGCTCTCAAGGCCGGAACTGTTCAAAAGCACGACCATTATCTCTTCCTCGCCCGGCCTGCAGGATAAAACCTCACGCATCAAACGGGCGGAAAGTGACGATCGGCTTGCAGGGCGCATCAGACGCGATTTCACGGGGTTCCTCAGCGACTGGTACCGAATGGCGTTGTTTGCGCCGCTTACAGCACACCCGGATTTCCCCGCCATCTTCGAAACCCGTAAGAAGAACAACCCTGCATTGCTCAGTTCCGCCCTTCATCACCTGAGCACCGGCCGCCAGCCGTCATACTGGGAAAAACTACCGCAAAATCGTATCCCTATGATGTTTTGCGCAGGGGAAAAAGACACAAAATACGTTGAGATTGGCCGTCAAATGGTTAATTTATGCCCATATTCCCATCTGGAAATCTTCCCGGACTGCGGTCATACACTGCAGCTTGAAAACAGGCGTTTGTTTCTCCAGCGCCTGCTGAATTTTTTGAACATGCAAGAAAACCACGTTTCATGA
- the menB gene encoding 1,4-dihydroxy-2-naphthoyl-CoA synthase, producing MSTITWIQAGEFTDIYYHKAEGIAKITINRPERRNAFRPQTVTQMIQALEDARNDETIGVIILTGQGPLAFCSGGDQKIRGDAGYADEKGVNRLNVLDFQRNIRTCPKPLIAMVAGYAIGGGHVLHMLCDLTIAAENAIFGQTGPKVGSFDGGWGASYMARIVGQKKAREIWYLCRQYNAQEALDMGLVNTVVPLERLEEETVEWCREILQHSPLSLRCLKSALNADCDGQAGLQELAGNATLLYYMSEEAQEGKNAFVEKRKPDFGKFPKRP from the coding sequence ATGAGCACCATTACCTGGATTCAAGCCGGTGAATTCACCGATATCTACTACCATAAAGCCGAAGGCATCGCCAAAATCACGATCAATCGTCCGGAACGGCGCAACGCCTTCCGTCCGCAGACAGTTACCCAGATGATTCAGGCTCTTGAAGATGCAAGAAACGACGAAACGATCGGCGTCATTATTCTCACCGGCCAGGGCCCTCTGGCATTCTGCTCGGGCGGAGACCAGAAAATCCGTGGCGATGCCGGCTATGCCGATGAAAAAGGTGTCAACCGTCTGAATGTGCTTGATTTCCAGCGCAATATCAGAACCTGTCCGAAACCGCTCATCGCTATGGTCGCCGGTTACGCTATCGGTGGCGGGCACGTGCTCCACATGCTCTGTGACCTGACCATTGCCGCTGAAAACGCCATTTTCGGCCAGACCGGCCCGAAAGTCGGCTCTTTCGACGGAGGCTGGGGAGCGAGCTATATGGCCCGCATCGTCGGTCAGAAAAAAGCACGCGAGATCTGGTACCTCTGCCGTCAGTACAACGCACAGGAAGCGCTCGACATGGGCCTGGTCAACACCGTCGTCCCGCTCGAGAGGCTTGAAGAGGAAACTGTCGAATGGTGCCGTGAAATCCTGCAACACTCTCCTCTTTCCCTGAGATGCCTCAAATCGGCGCTCAACGCCGACTGCGACGGCCAGGCAGGACTTCAGGAACTGGCCGGCAATGCCACCCTGCTCTACTACATGAGCGAAGAGGCCCAGGAAGGTAAAAACGCTTTTGTCGAAAAACGTAAGCCGGATTTCGGAAAATTCCCGAAAAGACCTTGA
- the menC gene encoding o-succinylbenzoate synthase, translated as MKPAHAAIYRYSIPFVRPVPVRQTSLDTRDGLVLALRSPDRQHTGLGEIAPLPGLHNESLDEAFDELAATLRKKLPETGNLTLLNVSDTLEERLYPSVRTGIEMALLNLQASITGQFPELPCGPEPATTLPLNALLFGDNATVLQQAEHFYQQGYRTLKLKVNALNKADATGQIRTLDRVFGSSITLRLDSNQSFDLEAAIRFLEALPKKRIAYIEEPLSDPQKIAELFRRSGVPIALDESLWQTPDLRHALPDECLGAYILKPSRIGGITATMKLAIEAEAKGIPAVISSGFESGISLGFYAKMASLLGPNPTACGIDTFRQFTKDILITPLCSQSGSLCVESIWRRSTAPDMSRLTCIEQWTL; from the coding sequence TTGAAGCCAGCCCACGCTGCCATATACCGCTATTCCATCCCTTTTGTCAGGCCGGTTCCTGTTCGCCAAACCAGCCTCGACACAAGGGATGGGCTGGTTCTCGCCCTTCGTTCTCCCGACCGGCAGCACACCGGCCTGGGTGAAATCGCACCCTTGCCCGGCTTGCACAATGAATCGCTTGATGAAGCATTCGACGAGCTTGCAGCAACCCTCCGCAAAAAACTGCCCGAAACCGGTAACTTAACGCTCCTCAACGTGAGCGATACCCTTGAAGAAAGACTGTATCCGTCGGTAAGAACAGGTATCGAAATGGCCCTTCTGAACCTTCAGGCAAGCATAACAGGGCAATTCCCGGAACTGCCTTGCGGCCCGGAACCGGCAACAACGCTGCCGCTCAATGCACTGCTTTTCGGTGATAACGCAACGGTGCTTCAACAGGCAGAACACTTCTACCAGCAAGGATACCGCACGTTGAAACTCAAGGTAAACGCCTTGAACAAAGCTGATGCAACCGGGCAGATCAGAACTCTCGACCGCGTATTCGGCAGCAGCATAACCCTCCGGCTCGACAGCAACCAGTCTTTCGATCTAGAAGCAGCCATCCGGTTCCTTGAGGCTCTTCCAAAAAAACGGATCGCCTATATTGAAGAACCCCTCAGCGATCCGCAAAAGATCGCTGAGCTCTTCAGAAGATCAGGCGTACCGATAGCGCTCGATGAATCCCTCTGGCAAACGCCTGATCTCCGCCATGCTCTGCCGGATGAGTGTCTTGGAGCATACATCCTCAAACCATCGAGAATCGGAGGGATCACGGCAACCATGAAACTGGCCATTGAAGCTGAAGCAAAAGGGATCCCGGCTGTCATCAGTTCTGGGTTTGAATCAGGCATCAGTCTCGGCTTCTACGCAAAGATGGCCTCCCTTCTCGGCCCCAATCCAACAGCTTGCGGCATAGATACCTTCCGCCAGTTCACTAAGGACATCCTCATCACGCCACTCTGCTCTCAATCCGGCTCGCTCTGTGTCGAATCCATCTGGCGCCGGAGTACAGCCCCCGATATGTCACGACTTACCTGTATCGAACAATGGACCTTATAA
- the menE gene encoding o-succinylbenzoate--CoA ligase translates to MDLIKRAARRFKDNPAILTGNTTISFSELDATTARIAEAMRKRGIEKGQIIALVMPNSSAMILLLLALMRRGSIAAPMNYRFPASRLQRALQQLKPVAVIGPESLTGDLHVPPLKLTPEELTETSETPPSRHIDPGTAQQLNNETTLSLDTLSTIIHTSSSSGTPKAALHTLRNHCFSALGSNENIAFAPGDCWLLSLPLFHIGGYAILIRSLVGGGAIAVPAEEMNIDKALSAYPITHLSLVPTQLYRLVKHPDSCKTLKSLKAVLLGGSAVEPALLQEASQSELPVYLSYGSTEMSSQITTTPGPTTTITAGRQLRFRELSLGKGNEILVKGPCLFQGYLSGNAPMLKTDKEGWFHTGDTGAFSPEGELHITGRTDNMFISGGENIHPEEIERTLCAIQGIRRAIVVPLRDQEFGFRPKAFIEATSEAPDNRIIIETVYRRTGRLKTPVAITRITSWHLLPGTEKIDRGYYKRLAITC, encoded by the coding sequence ATGGACCTTATAAAAAGAGCTGCACGACGCTTTAAAGACAACCCGGCCATCCTGACAGGCAACACAACCATCTCGTTCAGCGAGCTTGACGCGACAACAGCACGAATAGCGGAAGCAATGCGGAAAAGAGGCATCGAAAAAGGCCAGATCATCGCTCTCGTCATGCCGAACAGTTCTGCAATGATTCTGCTGCTGCTTGCCCTGATGAGAAGAGGTTCGATTGCAGCCCCTATGAACTACCGATTTCCTGCATCCCGTCTTCAACGAGCGCTCCAGCAACTCAAGCCGGTGGCCGTCATAGGCCCTGAATCGCTCACCGGAGACCTGCATGTCCCTCCTCTCAAACTCACACCGGAAGAACTGACAGAGACCTCTGAAACACCACCATCCCGGCACATCGACCCTGGAACCGCACAACAGCTCAACAACGAAACAACGTTGTCACTCGACACGCTTTCAACGATCATTCACACCTCGTCCAGCTCCGGCACACCCAAAGCGGCCCTGCACACCCTTCGTAATCACTGCTTCAGCGCACTCGGCTCAAACGAAAACATTGCGTTCGCACCAGGCGACTGCTGGCTCCTCTCTCTGCCACTTTTCCACATAGGAGGCTATGCCATCCTCATCCGATCACTGGTCGGGGGAGGAGCCATCGCAGTCCCTGCTGAAGAGATGAATATCGACAAAGCACTCTCTGCCTATCCGATAACGCATCTCTCTCTTGTACCAACCCAGCTCTATCGTCTTGTCAAGCACCCCGACAGCTGCAAAACGCTCAAAAGCCTTAAAGCAGTACTGCTCGGCGGCAGTGCCGTCGAACCTGCACTCCTGCAGGAGGCATCACAATCCGAACTCCCGGTCTACCTCAGTTACGGCTCAACGGAAATGAGCTCCCAGATCACCACAACTCCCGGCCCCACAACAACGATCACTGCAGGCAGACAGCTCCGATTCCGTGAACTTTCTCTCGGAAAAGGGAATGAAATCCTCGTCAAAGGCCCATGTCTTTTCCAGGGATACCTCTCTGGCAATGCGCCCATGCTCAAGACGGATAAAGAGGGCTGGTTCCATACGGGAGATACAGGAGCATTCTCTCCTGAAGGGGAACTGCACATCACCGGCAGAACGGATAATATGTTCATTTCAGGAGGCGAAAACATCCACCCGGAAGAGATCGAGCGCACCCTTTGCGCTATCCAGGGGATCAGACGAGCCATCGTGGTACCGTTACGAGATCAGGAGTTCGGGTTCCGGCCAAAAGCGTTTATCGAAGCCACGTCCGAAGCCCCCGACAACAGGATAATCATCGAAACAGTCTATCGCCGGACAGGTCGCCTGAAAACACCGGTAGCCATCACAAGAATCACCTCATGGCATCTCTTGCCCGGAACTGAAAAAATTGACCGCGGCTACTACAAACGACTCGCAATAACCTGCTGA
- a CDS encoding alkene reductase — protein sequence MTMLFSPASLGTLTLQNHIVMAPMTRSRATGNVANALMREYYAARSSAGLIITEGTSPSPDGLGYPRIPGIFSGAQIEGWKSITEAVHQRDGKIFMQLMHCGRIAHPLNMPDGAEIIAPSAVAAQGTMYTDTDGLQPYPVPRAMSEEDIAIAKAGYVDASLHAMEAGFDGVELHGANGYLLEQFFRPNTNLRTDCYGGSVENRARFMLEVLDEVIAAVGDQRVGIRLSPFGVFNDMPLYEAMEEEYRWLAGAIARVAPLYIHLVDHSSMGAPTVPDSIKESFRKSFKATLILSGGYDAARAARDLDARKCDLVAVGRAFIANPDLVERWHAGAPLNTPDPDTFYSAGPKGYIDYPVLEG from the coding sequence ATGACTATGCTTTTTTCCCCTGCCTCTCTTGGAACGCTTACCCTGCAGAACCATATTGTCATGGCGCCCATGACGCGCAGCCGTGCCACTGGTAATGTCGCCAATGCGCTTATGCGTGAGTATTATGCAGCACGAAGTTCTGCCGGTCTCATCATAACCGAGGGGACATCTCCCTCGCCAGACGGCCTTGGCTATCCCAGAATTCCAGGTATATTTTCCGGAGCCCAGATCGAAGGATGGAAATCCATTACGGAGGCGGTGCATCAGCGGGATGGAAAAATTTTCATGCAGCTCATGCATTGCGGTCGAATTGCTCATCCTCTGAACATGCCTGATGGGGCGGAAATTATCGCCCCTTCCGCAGTGGCTGCTCAGGGGACGATGTATACCGATACGGACGGATTGCAGCCGTATCCCGTTCCGAGAGCTATGAGCGAGGAAGATATCGCCATCGCAAAAGCCGGGTACGTCGATGCCTCTCTGCATGCCATGGAGGCCGGTTTCGACGGTGTCGAACTGCATGGCGCCAACGGTTACCTGCTCGAACAGTTTTTCAGGCCGAATACCAATCTCAGAACAGACTGTTACGGCGGTTCGGTGGAAAATCGGGCCCGTTTCATGCTGGAAGTGCTCGATGAGGTGATCGCTGCTGTTGGTGACCAACGGGTGGGTATTCGTCTTTCGCCGTTCGGCGTCTTCAATGATATGCCGCTCTATGAGGCAATGGAGGAAGAGTATCGCTGGCTTGCCGGGGCTATCGCCAGGGTCGCCCCGCTCTACATTCATCTTGTCGATCACTCCTCTATGGGAGCACCGACGGTGCCTGATTCGATCAAGGAATCATTTCGCAAAAGCTTCAAGGCAACGCTTATTCTTTCCGGCGGTTATGATGCAGCGCGTGCAGCAAGAGATCTCGATGCCCGAAAGTGCGATCTGGTTGCCGTTGGGAGAGCGTTTATCGCTAATCCTGATCTCGTCGAACGCTGGCATGCGGGAGCTCCTCTCAATACCCCTGATCCCGATACGTTTTATTCAGCAGGACCGAAAGGATACATCGATTATCCGGTTCTGGAGGGGTAG